GCGCGCGGCGCTCACCTCGCTGGAACAGGCCCTGGCCCGCCTCGACACCCAGCTTCGCCAGGTGACCGCGCGTCGGGACGAGATCGACGAACAGCTCGCCGCCGGCTCCGATCCCATCGTCGAACTGGAGGCCGAGCGGCAGACCTATCTCGACCAGCGCCTGCTCGTCGATAAGCAATTGGTGGACGCCCGTCGCGCCGTCGAAGACTGCGACGCCGAATTCCGTCGCCTGGAGCAGGAGCGCCAGCGCATCGAGCACGTGATGAACCAGGTGCGCGAGAGCGTATCGGAGAAGCGCCTCGCCGCCCAGGCCCTGCAACTGCGCGCCGAACAGCTCGCCCAGGCCATCAGCGCATCGGGGCTCGAACTGGAGCCGTTGCTGGCCGAGCTGGCGGAAGACGCCGAGCCCGCCCACTGGCAACAGCAGCTCACCGATCTGGCGCAGAAGATCGCCCGCCTGGAGCCGGTGAACCTGGCCGCCATCCAGGAACACGCCGAGCAGTCGCAGCGCAAGGAATACCTCGATGCGCAGCTGACCGACCTCACCAGTGCCATGGAAACCCTGGAAGGCGCGATCAAGAAGATCGACCGCGAAACGCGCCAGCGCTTCAAGGAGACCTTCGACCGCGTCAACGCCGGCGTGCAGGAACTCTTCCCGCGCCTGTTCGGCGGCGGCCACGCCTACCTCGAGCTCACCGGCGAAGACCTGCTCGACACCGGCGTGGCCATCATGGCGCGTCCGCCGGGCAAGCGCGTTTCGAACATCACGCTGCTTTCCGGCGGCGAGAAGGCGCTCACGGCGGTATCGCTCGTATTCGCCATCTTCGGCCTGAATCCCGCGCCGTTCTGCCTGCTCGACGAGGTGGACGCGCCGCTGGACGAAGCCAACGTCGGCCGCTTCTCGGCGATGGTGCGCGAGATGAGCGAGAAGGTGCAGTTCATCTTCGTCAGCCACAACAAGGCCACGATGGAGGCCGCGCACCAGCTGTGTGGCGTTACCATGCGCGAACCGGGCGTCTCGCGCCTCGTCCAGGTCGACCTGGCCGAAGCGTCGAAGCTCGCCGGCGTCGCTTAGGGGTGCGCTGAACAAGTTATCGCAAGCGCCACCGAGCCTGACTGTTCGCAGGTCACAGGGCCGTCGGCGAAGGCAGACTGGCCGTCTGTTGAGCCGACGGACCGAAGAGATGCGGACAGACAGGCTCGGCCCTCACGAGAGATAATTAGAGATAGGGTGACGTCAGGAAGGGCCGTCAAGGCCGTCGTGCCGCTTGAAAAGGGGGCCACCCTTCTCGGCGCGACACAACGGCCTTGGCGGCCCTTCCTGACGTCATGGCGCTTGCGATAACTTGTTCAGCGCACCCCCCGCACTACCCAAGGAATCCCCATGACACCAGCCATCGGCCTCGCCTGGAATCCGGCAGTCGGCATCCCGATGCTCTTCGTCGGCATCGTCATCCTCGTGCTGATCTGGCTCTTCGGCCAGCCGCGCAAGGAGCAGGGCCGCCGCAAGCCCGCGCCCGAGCAGCCCGAGCGTCCGCGCGAACGGCGCGACCCGGTGTTCCACGACGGGGAACCCGACGAAGAGGTTTTTTCGGCCCGTGACGACGACGCCAACGACCCTCTCTTCAATCCCTCGCCCAGGCAGGGCGAACTCGACGTCGACCTGCGTGCCGAACTCGAACGCCTGGGCGCGTCGTTGGCCGGCGAGCGCACGGCCTCGGCCTCGCCCGTGCTGCCGGACGAGCCCGCGCCGCGCCCGGTGCAGCGCAAGGAGCCGAGCATCGACCTCGACCTGCCTTTCGACCTCGACGAGCCCGTCGCGGCCGCGCCGGTCGCACCTCCGGCTCCGGCTCCGGCGCCCGCACCCCCTCCCGTGCCGAAGGCGCCGCCGCGTTCCGACCTGGGCCGCCGGCCGAACACGCCGGTGGAACGCATCGTCAGCCTTTACGTGGTGGCGCGCGAAGGCCTGAAGTTCAGCGGTTCCGACCTCGTCGTGGCGGCCGAGAAGGTCGGCCTGGAATTCGGCGACATGGGTATCTATCACCGCCTGGTCGACGGTCATCCGGAAAAGGGACCGATCTTCAGCGTGGCCAACCTCGTCAAGCCGGGCAATTTCGACATGTCGCGGGTCGCCGCCATGCAGACGCCCGGGCTCTCGTTCTTCATGGCCCTGCCGGGCCCGATCAACGCGCTCGACGCCTGGGACGCCATGCTGCCCACGGCCCAGCGGCTGGCCGAACTGCTCGACGGCCTCGTGCTCGACGAGGAGCGTAACGCCCTTGGCCGGCAACGCGTCGCCCACATCCGCGACGAACTGCGCGG
This window of the Luteibacter aegosomatis genome carries:
- the zipA gene encoding cell division protein ZipA, with protein sequence MTPAIGLAWNPAVGIPMLFVGIVILVLIWLFGQPRKEQGRRKPAPEQPERPRERRDPVFHDGEPDEEVFSARDDDANDPLFNPSPRQGELDVDLRAELERLGASLAGERTASASPVLPDEPAPRPVQRKEPSIDLDLPFDLDEPVAAAPVAPPAPAPAPAPPPVPKAPPRSDLGRRPNTPVERIVSLYVVAREGLKFSGSDLVVAAEKVGLEFGDMGIYHRLVDGHPEKGPIFSVANLVKPGNFDMSRVAAMQTPGLSFFMALPGPINALDAWDAMLPTAQRLAELLDGLVLDEERNALGRQRVAHIRDELRGWDRGHEGEEITFGP